A single genomic interval of Solimonas sp. K1W22B-7 harbors:
- a CDS encoding DUF2798 domain-containing protein — protein sequence MNTQLKRRIAFALSMGVVTTGIISFVLLSLNLGFSDRFALMWLRSWATAYVIVIPAILLIGPQLQAQVDRRVH from the coding sequence ATGAACACGCAACTGAAACGCAGGATCGCCTTCGCCCTTTCGATGGGCGTCGTGACCACGGGCATCATCTCCTTCGTCCTGCTCTCGCTCAATCTCGGTTTCTCCGACCGCTTCGCCCTGATGTGGCTGCGCTCCTGGGCCACCGCCTACGTGATCGTCATCCCCGCGATCCTGCTGATCGGGCCGCAACTGCAGGCACAGGTCGATCGCCGGGTTCACTGA
- a CDS encoding organic hydroperoxide resistance protein, with protein MINPIDKVIYTGKTHTTGGRNGKSRSSDDRLAIDLSVPGSNGAGTNPEQLFAAGWSACFLGAIGKAAQAAKLALPADAAVDAEVDLGLAGEAYFLAARLNVSLPGVERKLARSLVDAAHQICPYSKASRGNIDVEINLV; from the coding sequence ATGATCAACCCCATCGACAAAGTGATTTACACCGGCAAGACCCACACCACCGGCGGCCGCAACGGCAAGTCCCGCAGTTCGGACGACCGCCTGGCGATCGACCTCTCCGTGCCCGGCAGCAACGGCGCCGGCACCAACCCCGAGCAGCTCTTCGCCGCCGGCTGGTCGGCCTGCTTCCTGGGCGCCATCGGCAAGGCGGCACAGGCGGCCAAGCTCGCTCTCCCGGCGGATGCGGCCGTCGACGCCGAGGTGGATCTCGGCCTGGCCGGCGAGGCCTATTTCCTCGCGGCGCGCCTCAACGTCAGCCTGCCGGGCGTGGAGCGCAAGCTCGCCCGCTCCCTGGTGGATGCCGCGCACCAGATCTGCCCGTATTCCAAGGCCAGCCGCGGCAACATCGACGTCGAGATCAATCTTGTCTGA
- a CDS encoding SDR family NAD(P)-dependent oxidoreductase gives MTHIHKGTALITGASSGIGAIYADRLARDGYDLILVARNSEKLQHLARKLSRASGRSVETIAADLTQAADLDRIEYMLKTGADITLLVNNAGFGSTAPLLQSDVADMDRMITLNVSVLMRLAYAAAPAFAARGRGTIVNIASIVAIAPELLNGVYGGTKAFVLAFSQSLQHELANKGVRVQAVLPGATATNFWNVAGTPVEQLPDGIVMNADDMVDAALAGLEQGEVVTIPSLPDLRDWNAFEAARKALGPGLSRSAPAARYRSQRLAA, from the coding sequence ATGACCCACATCCACAAAGGTACCGCCCTGATCACCGGCGCCTCGTCCGGCATCGGCGCGATCTATGCCGATCGCCTGGCGCGCGACGGCTACGACCTCATCCTGGTTGCCCGCAACTCCGAAAAGCTCCAGCACCTGGCCCGGAAGCTCTCCCGGGCCAGCGGCCGCTCGGTGGAGACGATCGCCGCCGACCTGACGCAGGCGGCAGACCTGGACCGCATCGAGTACATGCTGAAGACGGGTGCCGACATCACCCTGCTGGTCAACAACGCCGGCTTCGGCTCCACCGCGCCGCTGCTGCAGTCGGATGTCGCCGACATGGACCGCATGATCACGCTCAATGTCAGCGTGCTCATGCGGCTCGCCTACGCCGCCGCTCCGGCCTTCGCTGCGCGCGGCAGGGGCACCATCGTCAACATCGCCTCCATCGTCGCGATCGCCCCCGAGTTGCTGAACGGCGTCTACGGCGGCACCAAGGCCTTCGTCCTGGCGTTTTCGCAGTCGCTGCAGCACGAGCTCGCGAACAAGGGGGTGCGCGTCCAGGCCGTGCTGCCGGGCGCCACGGCCACCAACTTCTGGAACGTGGCGGGCACGCCGGTCGAGCAGCTGCCCGATGGCATCGTGATGAACGCCGACGACATGGTCGACGCCGCACTGGCGGGGCTGGAGCAGGGCGAGGTCGTCACCATTCCCTCGCTGCCGGACCTCCGCGACTGGAACGCCTTCGAAGCCGCCCGCAAGGCCCTGGGGCCAGGACTGTCACGCTCCGCGCCGGCAGCGCGGTATCGCAGCCAGCGCCTCGCGGCCTGA